A genome region from Hymenobacter tibetensis includes the following:
- a CDS encoding GreA/GreB family elongation factor — MSRAFTKEDDSLEAPIIPPRPALPPGTPNYVTPQGLEQLRAELAGLEAERTQASHRENEADRTRQLTVLNARITALNHRIATAKVVNPANQSPDEIRFGATVVLRTRSGGTPGFERRFSVVGVDEASVMEGKVAFVAPMARAIAGARLGETVTLRLGPKEETVEVVAIAYEE, encoded by the coding sequence ATGAGCCGGGCATTTACCAAAGAAGACGATTCGCTAGAAGCACCTATTATTCCGCCCCGGCCGGCATTGCCGCCGGGCACGCCCAACTACGTGACGCCGCAGGGGTTAGAGCAGTTGCGCGCAGAATTGGCTGGCCTGGAAGCAGAGCGCACCCAAGCCAGCCACCGCGAAAACGAAGCCGACAGAACCCGGCAGCTCACCGTTCTTAATGCCCGCATCACGGCCCTGAACCACCGCATTGCCACCGCGAAAGTGGTGAACCCCGCCAACCAATCCCCCGACGAAATTCGGTTTGGAGCCACCGTGGTGTTGCGGACCCGTAGTGGCGGCACGCCGGGGTTCGAGCGGCGCTTCAGTGTGGTTGGCGTCGATGAGGCGTCAGTAATGGAGGGCAAAGTGGCCTTTGTAGCGCCTATGGCACGGGCTATAGCGGGGGCCCGCCTAGGCGAAACCGTCACGTTGCGCCTCGGTCCGAAAGAAGAAACGGTGGAGGTGGTTGCCATAGCGTACGAGGAGTAG
- a CDS encoding D-2-hydroxyacid dehydrogenase has protein sequence MHLFVYPSLNDNARHYLLRELPAGTTTTFRQDLPEAEQAAAFQAADVLLGNPPVQWFTDTPAQALQFWQIDSAGIERYQQVRTQAQVANIGDFFAWPCAETMVAGILGWYRHIPELAVLQEQKKWVGAPIREQLGLLRGKRVVILGSGAIGQAVAQQLTGFACAVQFLARTDPKAQLHTKEELLAVLPETDIVVNCLPGSAENFFSAELVQAMSSGSLYASVGRGNTTDEPALIAALQAGRLAGAILDVTAQEPLPLDNPLWQLPNVVLTQHSGGGQPGEDEGKVDILLRNLRHLAQGEPLENEVELSRGY, from the coding sequence ATGCACCTATTCGTTTACCCTTCGCTCAACGACAACGCGCGCCACTACCTCCTCCGGGAGCTTCCTGCTGGCACTACCACCACCTTCCGCCAAGACCTGCCCGAAGCCGAACAAGCCGCTGCTTTCCAGGCGGCAGATGTACTGCTGGGCAACCCACCCGTACAGTGGTTCACGGACACCCCGGCTCAGGCGCTTCAGTTCTGGCAAATAGATTCAGCCGGCATCGAGCGGTACCAGCAGGTGCGTACGCAAGCCCAGGTGGCCAACATAGGCGACTTTTTTGCCTGGCCCTGCGCCGAGACGATGGTAGCTGGCATCTTGGGTTGGTACCGGCATATTCCGGAACTGGCGGTGTTGCAAGAGCAAAAGAAATGGGTGGGTGCTCCTATCCGCGAACAACTGGGCCTGTTGCGTGGGAAGCGCGTGGTTATTCTGGGCAGTGGGGCTATTGGGCAAGCGGTGGCGCAACAGCTCACCGGCTTCGCGTGTGCGGTGCAGTTTCTGGCCCGCACCGACCCGAAAGCACAGTTGCATACCAAAGAGGAATTACTGGCTGTCTTGCCCGAAACCGACATTGTAGTGAACTGCCTACCAGGCAGCGCCGAAAACTTTTTTTCGGCGGAGTTGGTGCAGGCCATGTCATCTGGTAGCCTGTACGCCAGCGTAGGGCGCGGCAACACCACCGACGAGCCAGCCCTGATAGCCGCGTTGCAGGCCGGGCGCCTAGCAGGTGCCATCCTCGACGTAACTGCCCAAGAACCCCTGCCGCTCGACAATCCGCTCTGGCAACTACCCAACGTGGTACTCACGCAGCACAGCGGCGGCGGCCAACCCGGCGAAGACGAAGGCAAAGTGGATATCCTGCTGCGCAACCTGAGGCATCTGGCCCAAGGCGAACCGTTGGAAAATGAAGTGGAGCTAAGCCGGGGCTACTAA
- a CDS encoding YMGG-like glycine zipper-containing protein — protein sequence MKTFKIYVTMLSAALMLGGTLAAPEAAAQTATRKGWSKKAKGAAIGGGTGAVAGAVIAGKGDRGTGAVVGGAAGAVGGALIGRKKDKKKDPVRYQQYSRKD from the coding sequence ATGAAAACGTTCAAGATATATGTAACTATGTTGTCCGCCGCACTGATGTTGGGTGGCACTTTAGCTGCTCCTGAGGCAGCAGCTCAAACCGCTACCAGAAAGGGCTGGAGCAAGAAAGCCAAAGGAGCCGCTATTGGCGGTGGCACTGGTGCCGTAGCTGGCGCCGTTATTGCCGGTAAAGGCGACCGGGGAACCGGGGCCGTAGTTGGTGGGGCTGCCGGAGCAGTAGGTGGCGCCCTTATCGGCCGCAAGAAAGACAAGAAAAAGGACCCCGTCCGCTATCAGCAGTACTCTAGAAAAGACTAA